ATCGAGGAACATCCTAGTCATGATGGAGTCGTAATCCCCTTTTAGTCGGGGCATCGCGCGCGTCAAAACATTGGCAACCGTGTAAATCGTTGAAAGCAAAGTCGTAATCCCCTTTTAGTCGGGGCATCGCGCGCGTCTCCATATATCCTAACAGTAAGGCAGCAGGAGACTTCCAAGGCGTGTTTCGACGGTCTCGCGAACATGGCCCCACCCGCGCCGTGAGCCCGATGGCGCTAAGCACATAAGGCTCGCAATTTCTATAACTTAACGGCTTCGACGGTCTCCCGGCGCCTGATCATGGAAGCTCCTATTTTTCAGGCACTTGCCAACATTCGGCTTGTTTTCGCCCAGACTGTCGAAATGCAGCTGCCTCGCACCACTTGACGGAAGGCGCCGGGCACCACAGGTTGAACCTTGCGGGGAGCAGGGAGGCAGCATGGCCCCGGGTGCCCTCTCAAAAGCAGAAGAACTCAGGAAGGCCAAGAAATACGCCGAAGCCGAACCCCTTTTTCGCGAAGCGTGGTCGAAACGAAGGCACCCGGATGTGGCATGGAGGCTGGCCCACTGCCTGCGTCACCTGGGCAAGCCGGACGAAGCCCTGAAAATTTGCGAAGTCATTCTCGAGGAGCATCCGGAAGACGTCATGGCTCGACGGGAAGCCATCTGGGCGGTCTATACCGGCGTGCTCCGGCCGGCTATCGAAAAAGGTAACTTGGCCTCGACCGCAGCGGCCGCGAACCGCATGCTGGCTCTTGGGGCCGACGAACTCGCTCTCAAGCGCGCCGTTTTCTCCGTGGTCAAGGTCGCCAAGGCCAAGCGCGCCTGGCGGGAGATCATCGACTGGACGGACAAGCTTCAGATCGAGGAACTGGACAAAAATCCGAGGCGCTTCGGCGACCAGTCACTGATGCCTGAACTCGAACAATGGTACTTTGCCCGCATCAAGGCGCTGGTCGAATTACGCTTGTGGGCGGGTGCCCGCGAAACAGCAGAATCGGCACTTGCCGCCTATCCCGGACACCGAGACTTCGGTCGATGGGGCGCGATGGCTCTCGCGGCTCTCGGCGAGCCCGGAAAAGCGCTCGAGGAGATTCGCCAGATCACCAGGAGAGAACGTGCGCCATATATTCTCGACACCCTGGCCTCCATTGCCGAGGAAGCAGGCGAAACCCAGGAGGCTTTTCGGGCAACCTGTCACTCCCTTCTCGGCCCCGGCAAACTCCAGACCAAGATTCGCACCATCGAACGATTCGCCCGCCTCGCCCTGACCCGGGATTCCCCCGCTGCCGCGCTGCGAAGCGCCTCGCTCGCCCTGGCCATTCGCGAACAGGAAGGCTGGTCGATCCGCATGGAACTCGAAGATCTCCTCGAGCGTGCGCAGGAGGAGGCACCGGACACCAATCTACCCGACGCGTTTCGCGATCTGCTGGCCGCCTGCAGAAAGGACTGGGCGGCGGGCCGCCAGGAGCCCGACGGCGATGCCCCGGGCACCGTGACATCTCTCCCCGAGGGCAGGCCATTCTGCTTCATTCGTACTGAATCCGGCCAGGACATCTTCACC
Above is a window of Acidobacteriota bacterium DNA encoding:
- a CDS encoding tetratricopeptide repeat protein — translated: MAPGALSKAEELRKAKKYAEAEPLFREAWSKRRHPDVAWRLAHCLRHLGKPDEALKICEVILEEHPEDVMARREAIWAVYTGVLRPAIEKGNLASTAAAANRMLALGADELALKRAVFSVVKVAKAKRAWREIIDWTDKLQIEELDKNPRRFGDQSLMPELEQWYFARIKALVELRLWAGARETAESALAAYPGHRDFGRWGAMALAALGEPGKALEEIRQITRRERAPYILDTLASIAEEAGETQEAFRATCHSLLGPGKLQTKIRTIERFARLALTRDSPAAALRSASLALAIREQEGWSIRMELEDLLERAQEEAPDTNLPDAFRDLLAACRKDWAAGRQEPDGDAPGTVTSLPEGRPFCFIRTESGQDIFTSLDLLPESARRQGARVRVWWVEGFDRKKKKPALQAIRVAPAERRTAPPPATPPEPDDDFRLDL